One window of Legionella adelaidensis genomic DNA carries:
- the minD gene encoding septum site-determining protein MinD, which translates to MAKIIVVTSGKGGVGKTTSSAAISTGLALKGHKTVVIDFDIGLRNLDIIMGCERRVVYDFINVINGEATLNQALIKDKRIPELYILPASQTRDKDALSIEGVERILNELAKDFDFIICDSPAGIETGALLAMHFADEAIIVTNPEVSSVRDSDRILGILASKTKNAIEGRNIKEHLLLTRYDLDRVEKGEMLSVEDVKEILAIPLIGIIPESKAVLKASNTGTPVILDENSDAGLAYQDAIARFLGESRPMRFASQERKGLLRRLFGKNKEDVPA; encoded by the coding sequence TTGGCTAAAATAATCGTTGTTACCTCAGGTAAAGGTGGTGTAGGTAAAACTACTTCTTCGGCTGCTATCTCTACTGGATTGGCTTTGAAAGGCCATAAAACAGTAGTAATTGATTTTGATATCGGGTTACGTAATCTGGATATCATCATGGGATGTGAGCGGCGTGTTGTTTATGATTTTATTAATGTGATTAATGGAGAAGCTACACTCAACCAAGCATTAATTAAAGATAAACGGATTCCCGAACTGTACATTCTCCCAGCTTCGCAAACACGTGATAAAGATGCTCTTTCAATTGAGGGAGTGGAGCGCATTTTAAATGAATTGGCAAAAGATTTTGACTTTATCATTTGCGATTCCCCTGCCGGCATTGAGACAGGCGCATTACTAGCCATGCATTTCGCAGATGAAGCGATTATTGTAACCAATCCCGAAGTTTCTTCTGTTCGTGACTCCGATCGTATTTTGGGAATTTTAGCCAGCAAAACAAAAAATGCGATTGAGGGACGTAATATAAAAGAACATCTTTTACTAACACGTTACGATTTAGATCGCGTAGAAAAAGGAGAAATGCTTTCAGTGGAAGATGTTAAAGAAATATTAGCTATTCCTCTTATTGGTATTATCCCTGAATCAAAAGCGGTATTAAAAGCATCTAATACCGGAACACCTGTTATTCTGGATGAAAATAGTGACGCCGGTCTTGCTTATCAAGATGCTATTGCTCGTTTTCTTGGAGAATCACGGCCTATGCGTTTTGCTTCTCAAGAACGCAAAGGACTATTGCGCCGTTTATTCGGTAAAAATAAGGAGGATGTTCCAGCATGA
- a CDS encoding DUF1189 family protein: MKRTKQLRPDNLPLYRYWHALYMSFYSPSLYVDVAKRWRGWGFLYLWLAIAVGTMPLSARIIFEFNQYFNQKILEPIKLLPPVYVQNGQVKFEKPMPYMIKNSKGEVVAIVDTTGAVDKITSEYPQLSLLITKNQIMYKPPKLEFLVNNTVPVEGDKVMVHDLNPHDNEVFQGTDWIKNNGVVRLKYITELLVYPLIVIFFLGVFWSLILLISILGQLIARTFFDLKLTFSQTCRVMSVAATPQMAFTFTTYTVNAVFGGLGLIMIALQSIYFGYAIIAIKRASMKIVHK, translated from the coding sequence ATGAAAAGAACTAAACAGTTGCGGCCGGACAACTTACCACTGTACCGTTATTGGCACGCACTCTATATGTCTTTTTATTCACCAAGTTTATATGTTGATGTGGCCAAACGTTGGCGAGGGTGGGGGTTTTTATATTTATGGTTGGCTATTGCTGTAGGTACGATGCCACTCTCTGCACGTATTATTTTTGAATTCAATCAATATTTTAATCAAAAAATATTAGAACCCATCAAATTATTACCGCCTGTTTATGTGCAAAACGGACAAGTAAAATTTGAAAAACCGATGCCTTATATGATTAAAAACTCCAAAGGAGAGGTAGTTGCTATTGTCGATACGACGGGAGCTGTAGACAAAATTACTTCTGAATATCCACAGTTAAGTTTATTAATCACTAAAAATCAAATAATGTATAAACCGCCAAAGTTAGAGTTCCTTGTCAATAATACAGTTCCCGTAGAAGGGGATAAAGTAATGGTACACGATTTAAACCCTCATGATAACGAAGTATTCCAGGGGACCGACTGGATAAAAAATAATGGTGTTGTCCGTTTAAAATACATCACAGAGCTTCTTGTTTATCCGTTGATTGTAATTTTCTTTTTAGGTGTCTTTTGGAGTCTTATCCTTTTAATTTCTATACTTGGACAATTAATTGCCCGGACATTTTTTGATTTGAAATTAACTTTTTCGCAAACTTGCCGAGTTATGTCCGTAGCGGCAACTCCACAAATGGCTTTTACCTTTACAACCTACACGGTTAATGCGGTATTTGGTGGTCTTGGTTTAATAATGATTGCCTTGCAATCTATTTATTTTGGTTACGCTATTATTGCTATTAAACGTGCTAGCATGAAAATTGTTCATAAATGA
- a CDS encoding acyl-CoA dehydrogenase → MRVLILLFVLIAAVVLLMAKQAAISVWGITYLVLAALFIQLAPVSVMSYFFIGLLGVFFIVGTIKPLRRALISNHLFHVVEKALPKMSKTEREALEAGSIGWEADIFSGSPDYTKLLNTPIPPLTTEEQAFLDGPVNALCRMVDDWEVTHNLTDLPSDVWQFIKDNKFLGMIIPKQFGGLEFSAQAVMSVLSKLYGRSISLATTVAVPNSLGPGELLLKYGTEEQKNYYLPRLANGTEIPCFALTGPNAGSDAASIPDKGEVCKQTINGKEVLGIRVSWDKRFITLCPVATLVGLAFRLFDPDNLLGKGYDVGISCALIPADTPGVIKGRRHFPLNIAFLNGPTQGKDVFIPLDYLIGGVEMAGQGWRMLMECLSAGRAISLPSSALGGSQAAALASGAYARVRKQFSLPIGKFEGIEEPLARIAGNTYLIDASLTMTAAAIDRGEKSAVAGAILKYHTTELARQVALDAMDIHGGKGICLGPNNYLGRGYQATPISITVEGANILTRSLIIFGQGAIRCHPYVLKEIESIRSKDRKAFDNAFWGHIAFFFSNFINSVITLFTDGHFLKSPPGATHRYFQLLTRYSRNLAFLADFSMFILGANLKRKEKLSARLGDILSKLYLISGVLKRFQQDGQPSEDLPLVNWCCQQLFYETEVAMRGVVDNFPGKGARVFLRLVLTPWTRRQKPSDSLGQKVAQLLLQPGETRSRISRLTFAEALESCPLGRLEETFYKVCAAEVTENKVIKAFKEGKLQSLTFLEQIEEAFSLQLINETERLQLKDMEVARQQAIAVDDFANEELARTINHTGEEITTKKKLKVKVAV, encoded by the coding sequence ATTCGGGTGCTCATTTTATTGTTTGTGCTAATTGCCGCAGTTGTTTTATTAATGGCTAAACAAGCCGCTATTTCCGTCTGGGGAATAACCTATTTAGTCCTTGCTGCTTTATTTATTCAACTTGCTCCGGTAAGCGTAATGTCCTATTTCTTTATTGGTTTATTAGGAGTTTTTTTTATTGTTGGCACAATCAAACCCTTACGGAGAGCGCTTATTTCCAATCATTTATTTCATGTGGTTGAGAAAGCGTTACCAAAAATGTCAAAAACAGAACGTGAGGCATTAGAAGCTGGCTCGATAGGGTGGGAAGCAGATATTTTTAGTGGTTCCCCTGATTACACCAAATTATTAAATACCCCTATCCCTCCTTTAACTACGGAAGAGCAAGCGTTTTTAGATGGACCTGTAAATGCTTTGTGTAGAATGGTTGATGATTGGGAGGTTACCCATAATTTAACCGATCTTCCCTCCGATGTTTGGCAGTTTATTAAGGACAATAAGTTTTTAGGAATGATTATCCCTAAACAGTTTGGCGGCTTGGAGTTCTCCGCACAGGCTGTGATGTCAGTTCTCTCTAAACTTTATGGGCGGTCTATTTCTTTAGCCACTACCGTGGCTGTTCCTAATTCCTTAGGTCCAGGGGAATTATTGTTAAAATATGGGACAGAGGAACAAAAAAATTATTATTTGCCACGTTTGGCCAATGGCACAGAGATTCCTTGTTTTGCCTTAACAGGTCCTAATGCCGGATCGGATGCTGCTTCGATTCCTGATAAAGGGGAAGTATGTAAGCAAACAATAAATGGTAAGGAAGTGCTTGGTATTCGCGTGAGTTGGGATAAACGTTTTATTACCCTTTGTCCAGTAGCTACATTAGTAGGCTTGGCTTTTCGATTGTTTGACCCCGATAATCTCCTGGGAAAAGGGTATGATGTGGGTATTAGCTGCGCTTTAATTCCTGCCGACACTCCGGGAGTTATAAAAGGAAGACGCCATTTTCCCTTGAATATAGCATTTCTCAATGGTCCAACCCAAGGTAAAGATGTTTTTATTCCCCTTGATTATCTAATTGGTGGAGTAGAAATGGCAGGGCAGGGATGGCGTATGTTGATGGAATGCTTAAGCGCTGGCCGGGCCATATCCTTGCCCTCTAGTGCTTTGGGCGGATCACAAGCCGCGGCATTAGCTTCGGGTGCATATGCCCGAGTACGGAAACAGTTTAGTTTACCTATAGGTAAATTTGAAGGTATTGAAGAGCCATTAGCCCGTATAGCCGGGAACACCTATCTTATTGACGCTAGTCTTACCATGACTGCTGCAGCTATAGACAGAGGGGAAAAATCCGCTGTTGCCGGTGCTATTTTGAAATACCACACGACCGAATTGGCAAGACAGGTTGCCCTTGATGCTATGGATATTCATGGAGGAAAAGGAATTTGTTTGGGACCTAATAATTATTTAGGAAGGGGCTATCAGGCTACTCCTATTAGCATCACCGTAGAAGGCGCTAATATATTAACCCGCAGCTTGATAATTTTCGGTCAGGGGGCTATTCGGTGCCATCCTTATGTTCTTAAAGAAATAGAAAGTATTCGTAGTAAAGATCGTAAAGCATTTGATAACGCTTTCTGGGGACATATCGCTTTCTTTTTCAGTAATTTTATTAATAGTGTAATTACCTTGTTTACGGATGGCCACTTCCTAAAAAGCCCCCCTGGAGCCACCCATAGATATTTCCAGTTGCTAACCCGCTATAGTCGAAACTTAGCGTTTTTAGCGGATTTTTCTATGTTTATTCTAGGGGCAAATTTAAAAAGAAAAGAAAAACTATCCGCCCGTTTAGGAGATATTTTAAGTAAGTTGTATTTGATTTCAGGTGTATTAAAACGATTTCAGCAAGATGGTCAACCGTCCGAAGATTTACCTTTGGTGAATTGGTGTTGTCAGCAGTTATTCTATGAAACGGAAGTGGCTATGAGAGGGGTTGTTGATAATTTCCCCGGAAAAGGCGCCCGTGTATTTTTACGTTTAGTACTAACGCCCTGGACAAGAAGACAAAAACCGAGCGACAGTTTAGGACAAAAAGTCGCCCAGCTTTTATTACAACCTGGTGAAACGCGTTCAAGAATTAGTCGACTAACTTTTGCTGAAGCATTAGAGAGTTGTCCATTAGGCCGTTTAGAAGAAACGTTTTATAAAGTGTGTGCTGCTGAAGTTACAGAAAACAAAGTTATCAAAGCCTTTAAAGAAGGAAAATTGCAGTCTTTGACATTCCTTGAACAAATAGAGGAAGCGTTTTCATTACAGCTGATTAATGAAACCGAAAGGCTTCAACTAAAAGACATGGAAGTTGCTCGTCAGCAAGCTATTGCGGTAGATGATTTTGCAAATGAAGAGTTGGCAAGAACTATAAATCACACAGGTGAGGAAATAACCACAAAAAAGAAGTTAAAGGTTAAGGTTGCTGTGTAG
- the minE gene encoding cell division topological specificity factor MinE yields the protein MSILSYLRKRNTTAKVAKERLQIIISHERSQRQTPDYLPKLQEEILAVIAKYVNINKDQVSVHLERIGDSAVLELNVTMPDEALA from the coding sequence ATGAGTATTCTTAGCTATTTAAGAAAACGCAACACTACAGCTAAAGTCGCAAAAGAACGTCTGCAAATTATTATTTCTCACGAACGCTCACAACGACAAACACCGGATTATCTTCCCAAGTTACAAGAAGAAATTTTAGCGGTGATTGCAAAATACGTGAATATCAATAAAGATCAAGTCAGTGTGCATTTAGAAAGAATTGGCGATAGCGCTGTTTTGGAATTAAATGTAACCATGCCGGATGAAGCGTTAGCTTGA
- a CDS encoding alpha/beta fold hydrolase, which translates to MKESIHFAHGNGFPSPCYQQLFKNLSNQFDYYYIDKVGHTEQYPVTDNWHNLSAEVIASITSQTTKPVIGLGHSLGGVLTYLAAIENPDLFRCIILLDSPIIGRVKSKALLLAKTLGIIDHLTPAYRTKGRRRHWRTREEARQYLKSKKLFKNFTEDCLEDYIDYGLEKDANGFTLRFDPYIEYQIYRTIPHVLHEYEGKLKVPAAIIYGKKSNVVNAGDIRYMGRKQGIKSFKTEGTHMFPMEYPEETATKIIKVIDQLL; encoded by the coding sequence ATGAAAGAAAGCATCCATTTTGCACATGGTAATGGATTTCCTTCACCTTGTTACCAGCAGCTATTTAAAAACCTAAGTAATCAGTTCGACTATTATTACATTGATAAAGTAGGTCATACGGAACAATATCCTGTCACTGATAATTGGCATAACCTCAGTGCAGAAGTGATTGCTAGTATTACTTCACAAACAACCAAGCCGGTTATTGGTTTAGGCCACTCTCTTGGGGGCGTGCTTACCTATTTGGCGGCTATAGAAAACCCGGATTTATTTAGGTGCATTATTTTGTTGGACTCCCCCATTATTGGCCGGGTTAAATCTAAAGCACTCTTACTAGCTAAAACGCTAGGGATTATTGATCACTTAACCCCAGCCTATCGTACAAAAGGAAGAAGAAGGCATTGGCGAACAAGAGAGGAAGCAAGGCAATACTTAAAAAGTAAAAAATTATTTAAAAACTTTACTGAAGACTGTCTTGAGGATTATATTGATTACGGATTAGAAAAAGATGCAAATGGATTTACTCTTCGCTTTGATCCCTATATTGAATATCAAATATATAGAACAATTCCCCATGTTTTGCATGAGTATGAAGGAAAACTAAAAGTCCCGGCTGCTATTATTTATGGAAAAAAAAGTAATGTAGTAAATGCAGGGGATATTCGTTACATGGGAAGAAAACAAGGAATAAAAAGTTTTAAAACAGAGGGTACACATATGTTTCCCATGGAATATCCAGAAGAAACAGCAACAAAAATAATCAAAGTTATTGACCAATTATTGTAA
- a CDS encoding Rrf2 family transcriptional regulator, which produces MQLTQFTDYSLRALIYIALQKETCTIKDITEAYGISNNHMIKIIHNLSKLGLIKTIRGKNGGILMAVPPEMINIGGLIKQLEPHFDLVPCFNKEKANCCIAAVCKLKGVLYEAKAAFMEVLERYTLMDVLHNKNELSVFLNIK; this is translated from the coding sequence ATGCAATTAACACAATTTACAGATTACTCCTTACGCGCCTTGATATATATCGCACTTCAAAAAGAGACCTGTACTATTAAAGATATAACCGAGGCATATGGTATTTCGAATAACCATATGATAAAAATTATCCACAATTTATCAAAACTTGGTCTGATTAAAACAATTCGGGGAAAGAATGGTGGAATTTTGATGGCTGTTCCTCCTGAAATGATTAATATAGGTGGACTCATTAAGCAGTTGGAACCTCATTTTGATTTAGTACCTTGTTTTAACAAAGAAAAAGCCAACTGCTGTATCGCTGCCGTATGTAAATTAAAAGGTGTCTTGTATGAAGCGAAGGCGGCATTTATGGAAGTTTTAGAGCGCTACACTTTAATGGATGTTTTACACAACAAAAATGAGCTATCCGTTTTTTTGAACATTAAGTAA